In Gemmatimonadales bacterium, one DNA window encodes the following:
- a CDS encoding pyrroloquinoline quinone-dependent dehydrogenase: MWSWLRGAVALLLVAGSMDAQEEEWPAYGRDPGGTRYSPLGQIDRANVGRLTRAWVYRTGETRPEFATARRTAFEATPLMVDGTLYLGTPLGRVIALDAETGAERWVYDPQIRRDVRYGDFANRGVATWVDSSMSPERHCRRRIFIANAESNLVALDARVGTPCQDFGRSGRVDLRLGLRIPPFEPAAYSMTSPPTVVNDIVVVGSSISDNTVPRPASGEVRGFDVRTGELRWSWDPIPQDSADPAFGQWVGRYAHKTGGANAWSIITADPSRDLVFIPTGSAAPDYYGVFRQGDNRYANSVVALRASTGQLVWAFQTVHHDLWDYDNAAPPTLATVRYAGRSRDAVLQATKSGMLFVLDRETGEPIMPIEERPVPSSDVPGEIAAATQPFSVVTPPLSPHRLQPEDVWGPTPDDRSACRAALEGLRNEGVFTPPSPRGTLMLPSNIGGAHWGGVAVDPTRQLAIVPVNRIAAIVQLLPREGFDRATQTATDRMLGHEYEYNAMRETPYLMRRRLFLGPSGLPCTPPPFGSLVAVDLVSGKIRWESPLGALGDPPNPALGAPNLGGPIVTAGGIVFIAAAIDRSLRAVDTETGRELWRGALPASGRATPMTYRSTSGRQFVVIAVGGGDLFGAGDYVIAFHLGN, from the coding sequence ATGTGGTCATGGCTTCGTGGGGCCGTGGCGCTGCTATTGGTTGCCGGCAGTATGGATGCGCAGGAAGAGGAGTGGCCCGCCTATGGCCGAGACCCGGGTGGGACGAGATACTCGCCGCTTGGCCAGATCGACCGGGCCAACGTCGGTCGGCTGACCCGCGCCTGGGTCTATCGCACCGGCGAAACCCGCCCGGAGTTCGCAACGGCCAGGCGCACGGCGTTCGAAGCGACCCCGCTGATGGTTGATGGAACTCTCTATCTCGGAACGCCATTGGGGCGAGTGATTGCTCTCGATGCGGAAACCGGCGCCGAACGATGGGTTTACGACCCTCAGATTCGGCGCGACGTTCGCTACGGTGATTTTGCCAATCGCGGTGTAGCGACGTGGGTGGATTCGTCGATGTCGCCTGAACGCCATTGTCGCCGGCGGATCTTCATCGCCAATGCCGAAAGCAATCTTGTCGCGCTCGACGCTCGCGTCGGGACGCCGTGCCAGGACTTTGGCCGATCGGGCCGGGTCGATTTGCGTTTGGGGCTCCGAATTCCACCGTTTGAGCCGGCCGCCTACTCCATGACCTCGCCGCCGACCGTGGTTAATGACATCGTGGTTGTTGGATCATCAATATCCGACAACACGGTGCCGCGACCCGCGAGCGGCGAAGTCAGAGGATTCGACGTTCGGACCGGCGAACTGCGCTGGAGTTGGGATCCGATTCCCCAAGATTCGGCGGACCCGGCCTTTGGCCAATGGGTCGGGCGCTATGCGCACAAGACAGGGGGTGCCAACGCCTGGTCGATCATCACGGCCGACCCGAGTCGCGACCTGGTCTTCATCCCCACCGGAAGCGCGGCGCCAGACTACTATGGTGTCTTTCGCCAGGGCGACAACCGGTATGCAAACTCTGTGGTCGCGCTGCGAGCTTCCACCGGTCAGCTGGTTTGGGCGTTTCAGACGGTGCATCACGACCTCTGGGATTACGACAATGCCGCTCCACCGACGCTCGCGACGGTTCGATACGCGGGTCGATCGCGTGATGCGGTGCTGCAGGCAACCAAAAGCGGGATGCTGTTCGTTCTCGACCGAGAGACGGGCGAGCCGATCATGCCGATCGAGGAGCGACCGGTGCCGTCGAGCGATGTGCCCGGAGAAATCGCCGCAGCAACCCAACCTTTTTCAGTAGTGACGCCTCCGCTCAGTCCGCATCGATTGCAGCCAGAGGACGTCTGGGGCCCAACGCCCGACGATCGCTCGGCATGTCGAGCAGCCCTCGAAGGACTGCGCAACGAGGGTGTATTCACTCCCCCCAGTCCCCGCGGCACCCTGATGCTGCCGTCCAATATCGGGGGAGCGCACTGGGGCGGCGTGGCGGTCGATCCGACTCGCCAGCTGGCGATCGTGCCGGTCAATCGGATTGCCGCGATTGTGCAGCTGCTGCCGCGGGAGGGCTTCGATCGTGCGACTCAGACGGCGACCGACCGGATGTTGGGTCACGAGTATGAGTACAACGCCATGCGTGAAACCCCGTATCTGATGCGGCGCCGGCTGTTTCTGGGTCCCTCCGGGCTGCCGTGCACCCCACCGCCGTTTGGTAGTCTGGTGGCGGTCGATCTCGTGAGCGGGAAGATCCGTTGGGAATCTCCGCTCGGTGCGCTTGGCGATCCGCCGAATCCGGCGCTCGGCGCGCCCAATCTCGGCGGACCGATCGTGACGGCGGGGGGAATAGTTTTCATCGCTGCAGCGATCGACCGTTCGCTCCGCGCCGTCGACACCGAGACCGGGCGCGAGCTCTGGAGAGGTGCTCTGCCAGCGAGCGGGCGAGCGACTCCCATGACGTACCGCAGCACCTCGGGAAGACAGTTCGTGGTGATTGCCGTCGGCGGCGGCGATCTTTTCGGCGCCGGTGACTACGTCATTGCCTTTCACCTGGGTAACTAG
- a CDS encoding ribokinase: MGRVTVVGSINMDVVTTAARLPRIGETVIGSTVQLLPGGKGANQAIAAARMGAATSMIGSVGADEFGSQMTNFLRAQGVETARIQADPTCATGVAVVIVQAGGDNAILVVPGANQRLAAADVLEELGGPGDVVVGQLEVPEAVVAAAFAAAKRSGVTTVLNAAPAGPVSAELLADSDVLIVNETELATLAGWDELAAEDVEPAARQLRRRADAIIVVTLGARGSLVIVDDRAVEIAARATAVVDTTGAGDCFVGALAADLAAGAPVERAILTATAAASLCVGRSGAGVAMPNRTEVDALLGEASPREAHRPNLDPNGTGG, from the coding sequence ATGGGGCGGGTGACCGTGGTTGGCAGCATCAACATGGATGTCGTGACGACGGCCGCGCGGCTCCCCCGGATCGGCGAGACAGTCATCGGGTCGACGGTTCAGCTGCTTCCTGGTGGCAAAGGTGCCAACCAGGCCATCGCGGCGGCGCGGATGGGTGCGGCGACGAGCATGATTGGCAGCGTCGGAGCCGACGAGTTCGGCTCGCAGATGACGAATTTTCTGCGAGCGCAGGGGGTTGAGACTGCGCGGATTCAGGCCGACCCGACCTGCGCAACTGGCGTCGCGGTCGTGATCGTCCAGGCTGGCGGTGACAACGCGATTCTCGTGGTGCCAGGCGCGAACCAGCGCCTTGCCGCCGCAGACGTCCTCGAGGAGCTGGGCGGTCCGGGTGACGTCGTCGTGGGTCAGCTCGAAGTGCCGGAGGCTGTGGTGGCCGCTGCGTTTGCCGCTGCGAAACGCAGTGGTGTCACGACCGTGCTGAACGCCGCGCCCGCAGGACCCGTCTCGGCGGAGCTGCTTGCCGACTCGGATGTGCTCATCGTCAACGAGACCGAGCTCGCGACGCTCGCCGGTTGGGATGAACTCGCGGCTGAGGACGTCGAACCGGCAGCCCGGCAGCTGCGGCGGCGAGCCGACGCAATCATTGTGGTCACGCTGGGTGCGCGTGGCAGCCTGGTCATCGTCGATGACCGCGCTGTCGAGATCGCCGCGCGGGCCACTGCAGTCGTCGACACCACCGGAGCAGGCGACTGCTTCGTGGGCGCGCTGGCGGCCGACCTTGCCGCAGGCGCGCCTGTCGAGCGAGCAATCCTCACGGCCACGGCGGCCGCGTCCCTGTGTGTTGGCCGATCGGGTGCCGGGGTCGCGATGCCCAATCGAACCGAAGTGGACGCCCTGCTCGGTGAGGCGTCACCTCGAGAAGCCCATCGACCGAACCTTGACCCTAACGGGACGGGCGGGTAG